A single Curtobacterium sp. MCJR17_020 DNA region contains:
- the trpS gene encoding tryptophan--tRNA ligase — protein MTKTRIFSGIQPSAGSLHLGNYVGALMQWRDLQDDFDAIYCVVDMHAITSPQDPAELRASTRATAAQYIASGIDPTKSTLFVQSHVPAHAELAWVLNTLTGFGEASRMTQFKDKSARQGSEAASVGLFTYPVLMAADILLYDTKVVPVGDDQRQHVELTRDLAGRFNSRFGDTFVVPEARIGTETARIYDLQDPTSKMSKSAASDSGLIRLLDDPKRTAKKIKSAVTDDEREIRSDRQAKPGVTNLLAILSAFSRTPVAELEASFAGKGYGDLKGAVADAVVAELEPVRTRTLELLDDPAELDRLLAVGADRAESIAQETLARVYDRIGFVPRSRG, from the coding sequence ATGACCAAGACCCGCATCTTCTCGGGCATCCAGCCGTCCGCCGGTTCGCTGCACCTCGGCAACTACGTCGGGGCGCTCATGCAGTGGCGCGACCTGCAGGACGACTTCGACGCCATCTACTGCGTCGTCGACATGCACGCGATCACCTCGCCGCAGGACCCGGCCGAGCTCCGCGCGAGCACCCGGGCGACGGCCGCGCAGTACATCGCGTCGGGCATCGACCCGACGAAGTCGACGCTGTTCGTGCAGTCACACGTCCCGGCCCACGCCGAGCTCGCCTGGGTGCTCAACACCCTCACCGGGTTCGGTGAGGCGAGCCGGATGACCCAGTTCAAGGACAAGTCGGCGCGGCAGGGGTCCGAGGCCGCGTCGGTCGGGCTCTTCACGTACCCGGTCCTGATGGCCGCGGACATCCTGCTCTACGACACCAAGGTCGTACCGGTCGGCGACGACCAGCGTCAGCACGTCGAGCTCACCCGTGACCTCGCCGGACGCTTCAACTCGCGGTTCGGCGACACGTTCGTCGTGCCCGAGGCCCGCATCGGCACCGAGACGGCGCGCATCTACGACCTGCAGGACCCGACGAGCAAGATGAGCAAGTCGGCGGCGTCCGACAGCGGCCTGATCCGGCTGCTCGACGACCCGAAGCGCACCGCGAAGAAGATCAAGTCGGCGGTCACCGACGACGAGCGCGAGATCCGCTCCGACCGGCAGGCGAAGCCGGGCGTGACGAACCTGCTCGCGATCCTGTCCGCCTTCAGCCGGACCCCCGTCGCCGAACTCGAGGCATCGTTCGCGGGCAAGGGCTACGGAGACCTCAAGGGCGCGGTCGCCGACGCCGTCGTCGCCGAGCTCGAGCCGGTGCGCACCCGCACGCTCGAGCTGCTCGACGACCCCGCGGAGCTCGACCGGCTGCTCGCCGTCGGCGCGGACCGTGCCGAGTCCATCGCGCAGGAGACCCTGGCGCGCGTGTACGACCGGATCGGGTTCGTCCCGCGCTCGCGCGGCTGA
- the ribD gene encoding bifunctional diaminohydroxyphosphoribosylaminopyrimidine deaminase/5-amino-6-(5-phosphoribosylamino)uracil reductase RibD: MRRGLELAALGPVVGDHARVGAVILSPAGDVLAEGWHKGAGTPHAEVDAMAKVDPAQLRGATAVVTLEPCNHTGRTGPCAVALIEAGVARVVYAIDDPGADVHGGADRLRAAGVDVVSGVLADEAEAFLERWLLSVRLGRPWVTVKWASSLDGRAAAADGTSKWITGAAARQHVHEQRAAHDAILVGTGTVLDDDPSLTARGDAGELLADQPLAVVLGDRAVPDDAAVRRHPRGLVTLPGHDLAASLAALRGHGVHSVFVEGGPTVASALIAAGLVDEYLVYVAPILLGGPRVALDDLGVGSMSGRRRLDVLSTTSLGPDLLVRARPQRSATAQPQTAPVQTAPAQTAQQQTPQQHDAAPGFGDDGPTNDRSTP, translated from the coding sequence ATGCGCCGCGGGCTCGAACTCGCGGCACTCGGGCCCGTCGTGGGCGACCACGCGCGGGTCGGCGCGGTGATCCTCTCCCCCGCCGGCGACGTCCTCGCCGAGGGGTGGCACAAGGGTGCCGGGACCCCGCACGCCGAGGTCGACGCGATGGCGAAGGTCGACCCGGCACAGCTGCGCGGCGCGACGGCCGTCGTCACCCTCGAGCCCTGCAACCACACCGGCCGCACCGGCCCCTGCGCCGTCGCCCTGATCGAGGCCGGGGTCGCCCGTGTCGTGTACGCGATCGACGATCCGGGCGCGGACGTGCACGGCGGTGCCGACCGGCTCCGCGCCGCCGGGGTCGACGTCGTGTCCGGTGTGCTCGCCGACGAGGCCGAGGCGTTCCTCGAACGGTGGCTCCTGTCGGTCCGCCTCGGACGTCCGTGGGTGACCGTGAAGTGGGCCTCGAGCCTGGACGGCCGCGCCGCGGCTGCCGACGGGACGAGCAAGTGGATCACCGGCGCCGCAGCCCGGCAGCACGTCCACGAGCAGCGTGCCGCGCACGACGCGATCCTGGTCGGCACCGGCACCGTGCTCGACGACGACCCGAGCCTGACCGCTCGGGGTGACGCGGGCGAACTCCTCGCCGACCAGCCGCTCGCGGTCGTGCTCGGTGACCGCGCCGTCCCCGACGACGCCGCGGTCCGGCGACACCCCCGCGGGCTCGTGACGCTGCCGGGGCACGACCTCGCCGCGTCGCTCGCTGCCCTGCGTGGGCACGGCGTGCACTCGGTGTTCGTCGAGGGCGGCCCCACCGTCGCCTCCGCGCTCATCGCCGCCGGGCTCGTCGACGAGTACCTCGTGTACGTCGCCCCGATCCTGCTCGGCGGGCCCCGGGTCGCCCTCGACGACCTCGGGGTGGGAAGCATGTCCGGGCGTCGGCGGTTGGACGTACTATCGACCACCAGCCTGGGCCCTGACCTGCTGGTCCGAGCCCGACCGCAGCGCAGCGCGACAGCGCAACCGCAGACAGCGCCAGTACAGACAGCGCCAGCACAGACAGCGCAGCAGCAGACACCGCAGCAGCACGACGCAGCACCCGGGTTCGGAGACGACGGGCCCACGAACGACCGGAGCACCCCATGA
- a CDS encoding GNAT family N-acetyltransferase, producing MLPVTLESARVRLDVPTRADTAAITDACQDPDIVRWTTIPTPYREQDARTFVDALVGPGWASDREYTWAIRRSGSSWLEGIIGYRTAGRDLGFWLAPSARGAGLMHEAVELVVDWAVADGAPDVYWECYEGNTASAAVARSAGFSFTGVGPARIPGRDGGPTTAWTALRRADGAPASDLPWPDAS from the coding sequence GTGCTACCGGTCACGCTGGAGTCCGCCCGGGTTCGACTCGACGTCCCGACCCGGGCGGACACCGCGGCGATCACCGACGCCTGCCAGGACCCGGACATCGTCCGCTGGACGACGATCCCCACGCCGTACCGCGAACAGGACGCACGGACCTTCGTCGACGCCCTGGTCGGACCCGGCTGGGCGTCGGACCGCGAGTACACCTGGGCGATCCGTCGCAGTGGGTCCTCCTGGCTCGAGGGGATCATCGGGTACCGCACGGCCGGCCGCGACCTGGGGTTCTGGCTGGCACCCTCGGCCCGCGGCGCCGGCTTGATGCACGAAGCGGTCGAGCTCGTCGTCGACTGGGCCGTCGCCGACGGGGCTCCGGACGTCTACTGGGAGTGCTACGAGGGCAACACGGCGTCGGCCGCGGTCGCCCGCAGCGCCGGGTTCTCGTTCACCGGCGTCGGGCCCGCCCGGATCCCCGGCCGCGACGGCGGACCGACGACCGCCTGGACCGCCCTGCGCCGGGCCGACGGTGCGCCCGCATCGGACCTCCCGTGGCCCGACGCTTCGTGA
- a CDS encoding isochorismatase family protein, with protein sequence MARALLIVDVQNDFTEGGALGVTGGAALAERISAFLGRHAEEYDLIVGSRDWHHGDDDNGGHFAGPEGPDFVDTWPVHCVAGTPGAEYHPELDTEPIDVDVFKGQGTPDYSAFQARTEAGVPLPEILTEHRVHSVDIVGIATDHCVRASALDARAAGIDVAVYEDLVAGVDDERSARALDDIRAAGGHVDRSDMDEGLANPGGAQL encoded by the coding sequence ATGGCACGGGCTCTCCTCATCGTCGACGTCCAGAACGACTTCACCGAGGGCGGTGCGCTCGGGGTGACCGGCGGCGCGGCCCTCGCGGAACGGATCAGCGCGTTCCTCGGCCGGCACGCCGAGGAGTACGACCTGATCGTCGGCTCCCGCGACTGGCACCACGGCGACGACGACAACGGCGGACACTTCGCCGGACCGGAGGGCCCCGACTTCGTCGACACCTGGCCCGTGCACTGCGTGGCCGGCACACCGGGCGCCGAGTACCACCCGGAGCTCGACACCGAGCCGATCGACGTCGACGTCTTCAAGGGCCAGGGCACGCCGGACTACTCGGCGTTCCAGGCACGGACCGAGGCGGGCGTGCCGTTGCCGGAGATCCTGACCGAGCACCGGGTCCACTCCGTCGACATCGTCGGCATCGCCACCGACCACTGCGTCCGGGCCTCGGCCCTCGACGCCCGCGCCGCCGGCATCGACGTCGCGGTCTACGAGGACCTGGTCGCCGGCGTCGACGATGAGCGCAGCGCCCGCGCGCTCGACGACATCCGAGCGGCCGGCGGGCACGTCGACCGCAGTGACATGGACGAGGGGCTCGCGAACCCCGGAGGAGCACAGCTGTGA
- a CDS encoding DeoR/GlpR family DNA-binding transcription regulator, which yields MYAPERHQRIVEQARAQGRVDVKDLAELLEVTPETIRRDLTSLERRGLVRRAHGGAIPVERITIHPGVGDRGGINQAEKMVIAEAALEELPENGSIMIDAGTSTICLAEMLPTDRGLTVVTHSLPVAMAVANRPGIDLHLLGGNIRSDSLAGVGTWTHQLIGMVSVDVAFVSINGITPERGLTTHNMAEAAVKSAMIKSARRSILLADHTKFGREEFGRVAPLAAIDTIITDPAVNLDLVREVEAAGTEVFWPGRP from the coding sequence ATGTACGCACCAGAACGCCACCAGCGCATCGTCGAGCAGGCGCGCGCGCAGGGGCGGGTCGACGTCAAGGACCTCGCCGAGCTGCTCGAGGTCACGCCCGAGACCATCCGCCGCGACCTCACCTCGCTGGAGCGACGGGGACTGGTCCGACGTGCCCACGGCGGGGCGATCCCGGTCGAACGCATCACGATCCACCCCGGTGTCGGCGACCGGGGCGGCATCAACCAGGCCGAGAAGATGGTCATCGCCGAGGCCGCGCTCGAGGAGCTGCCGGAGAACGGTTCGATCATGATCGACGCCGGCACCTCCACCATCTGCCTCGCCGAGATGCTGCCGACCGACCGCGGACTCACCGTCGTCACGCACTCCCTCCCTGTCGCGATGGCCGTCGCGAACCGCCCGGGCATCGACCTGCACCTGCTCGGCGGCAACATCCGCAGCGACTCCCTGGCCGGCGTCGGGACGTGGACGCACCAGCTCATCGGCATGGTGAGCGTCGACGTCGCCTTCGTGAGCATCAACGGGATCACCCCGGAGCGCGGCCTGACGACCCACAACATGGCCGAGGCGGCGGTGAAGTCGGCGATGATCAAGTCCGCCCGCCGCAGCATCCTGCTCGCCGACCACACCAAGTTCGGCCGCGAGGAGTTCGGCCGCGTCGCACCCCTCGCCGCCATCGACACGATCATCACCGACCCCGCTGTCAACCTCGACCTGGTCCGCGAGGTCGAGGCCGCCGGCACCGAGGTGTTCTGGCCCGGTCGACCCTGA
- a CDS encoding exodeoxyribonuclease III produces the protein MTRLRLASVNVNGVRAAFRKGMGDWLATRDVDVLALQEVRASSEDLAGLLGDEWDIVHDPATAKGRAGVAIASRHSAQIHRVALGPDEFDSAGRWLEADYEIGGSTVTVVSTYVHSGEVDTPKQDEKWKFLDAMTERLPTLRAHNPLAVVVGDLNVGHDQRDIKNWKGNVKRAGFLPRERAYFSRFFGADGEPVEGADGSTGPGLGWVDVGRAQAGDVEGPYTWWSWRGQAFDNDTGWRIDYQMATPDLAAKVTEYTVDRAAAYDQRWSDHAPVVVDYEL, from the coding sequence ATGACACGCCTGCGCCTCGCATCCGTCAACGTCAACGGCGTCCGCGCCGCCTTCCGCAAGGGCATGGGCGACTGGCTCGCCACCCGCGACGTCGACGTGCTCGCCCTGCAGGAAGTCCGTGCGTCGAGCGAGGACCTGGCCGGTCTGCTCGGCGACGAGTGGGACATCGTGCACGACCCCGCGACCGCCAAGGGCCGGGCGGGGGTCGCGATCGCCTCGCGACACTCCGCCCAGATCCACCGCGTCGCCCTCGGACCGGACGAGTTCGACTCCGCCGGCCGCTGGCTCGAGGCCGACTACGAGATCGGCGGCAGCACGGTCACGGTCGTGTCCACCTACGTCCACTCGGGCGAGGTCGACACCCCCAAGCAGGACGAGAAGTGGAAGTTCCTCGACGCCATGACCGAGCGGCTGCCCACCCTCCGGGCGCACAACCCGCTCGCCGTCGTCGTCGGTGACCTGAACGTCGGGCACGACCAGCGCGACATCAAGAACTGGAAGGGCAACGTCAAGCGAGCGGGCTTCCTGCCGCGCGAGCGTGCCTACTTCTCGCGCTTCTTCGGTGCCGACGGCGAACCGGTCGAGGGCGCAGACGGCTCGACGGGCCCGGGGCTCGGCTGGGTGGACGTCGGTCGTGCGCAGGCCGGCGACGTCGAGGGGCCGTACACGTGGTGGTCCTGGCGCGGCCAGGCGTTCGACAACGACACCGGCTGGCGCATCGACTACCAGATGGCCACGCCCGACCTCGCGGCGAAGGTCACGGAGTACACGGTCGACCGCGCCGCGGCGTACGACCAGCGATGGTCCGACCACGCTCCCGTGGTCGTCGACTACGAACTCTGA
- a CDS encoding NAD-dependent succinate-semialdehyde dehydrogenase, giving the protein MFIGGSWRPSTSGATFAVRDPSTGDVLAEVADATPEDGIAALDAAVAAQQEWAATAPRQRSDVLRRAFDLVRAHEDDLAALMTLEMGKPLAEARGEVVYGGEFLRWFSEEAVRIGGDYRTNPESTGRAIVLKRPVGPVYAITPWNFPLAMATRKIGPALAAGCTVVVKPAELTPLTTLFLVELFRRAGLPDGVLNVVPSLDAKGLSEPIIADRRLRKLTFTGSTPVGSALLKQAADNVLKTSMELGGNAPLLVFDDADLDAAVDAAMLAKFRNVGEACTAANRFFVQEGIADAFVAALTAKVDALRIGRGTEDGTTMGPLIDDRAVDKAAGLVDDAVTRGARLVTGGHRVERPGTYYAPTVLDDVQPGSEILTTEIFGPVVSITRFATEDEGIRLANDTEFGLIAYAFTTDFPRGQRLAERLETGMLGLNTGVVSNAAFPFGGVKSSGLGREGSHEGIEEYLETVYVLTPDPFAA; this is encoded by the coding sequence CTGTTCATCGGCGGATCCTGGCGCCCGTCGACGAGCGGCGCGACGTTCGCCGTCCGCGACCCCTCGACCGGCGACGTGCTGGCCGAGGTCGCCGACGCCACCCCCGAGGACGGCATCGCCGCGCTCGACGCCGCGGTCGCCGCGCAGCAGGAGTGGGCGGCGACCGCACCGCGCCAGCGTTCCGACGTACTGCGCCGCGCGTTCGACCTGGTCCGCGCCCACGAGGACGACCTGGCCGCCCTGATGACGCTCGAGATGGGCAAGCCCCTGGCCGAGGCCCGCGGCGAGGTGGTCTACGGCGGCGAGTTCCTCCGCTGGTTCTCGGAGGAGGCCGTCCGCATCGGCGGCGACTACCGCACGAACCCCGAGAGCACCGGACGCGCGATCGTCCTGAAGCGTCCGGTCGGCCCGGTGTACGCGATCACCCCGTGGAACTTCCCCCTCGCCATGGCGACCCGCAAGATCGGCCCCGCACTGGCGGCCGGCTGCACGGTCGTCGTGAAGCCGGCGGAGCTCACGCCGCTGACCACGCTGTTCCTGGTCGAGCTGTTCCGCCGTGCCGGGCTGCCGGACGGCGTGCTCAACGTGGTGCCGTCCCTCGACGCCAAGGGCCTGTCCGAGCCGATCATCGCCGACCGCCGCCTCCGCAAGCTCACCTTCACCGGATCGACGCCGGTCGGGTCCGCGCTCCTCAAGCAGGCGGCGGACAACGTGCTCAAGACGAGCATGGAGCTCGGCGGCAACGCCCCCTTGCTGGTGTTCGACGACGCCGACCTCGATGCCGCGGTGGACGCCGCGATGCTCGCGAAGTTCCGGAACGTCGGCGAGGCCTGCACGGCCGCCAACCGGTTCTTCGTGCAGGAGGGCATCGCCGACGCGTTCGTGGCCGCCCTCACCGCGAAGGTCGACGCGCTTCGCATCGGCCGGGGCACCGAGGACGGCACGACGATGGGCCCGCTCATCGACGACCGTGCGGTGGACAAGGCCGCCGGACTCGTCGACGACGCGGTCACCCGCGGCGCTCGGCTCGTCACCGGCGGACACCGCGTCGAGCGGCCCGGCACCTACTACGCGCCCACGGTGCTCGACGACGTGCAGCCGGGGTCGGAGATCCTGACGACCGAGATCTTCGGACCGGTCGTGTCGATCACCCGCTTCGCGACCGAGGACGAGGGCATCCGGCTCGCCAACGACACCGAGTTCGGGCTCATCGCCTACGCGTTCACGACGGACTTCCCGCGCGGGCAGCGGCTCGCCGAGCGTCTGGAGACCGGGATGCTCGGGCTGAACACCGGCGTCGTGTCGAACGCAGCGTTCCCGTTCGGCGGGGTGAAGTCGTCCGGCCTCGGACGTGAGGGCTCGCACGAGGGCATCGAGGAGTACCTCGAGACCGTGTACGTGCTCACCCCGGACCCGTTCGCCGCCTGA
- a CDS encoding ABC transporter ATP-binding protein has product MSLPFARPKKTDGPRATFGRLLSYLFENKPAMVVIIVLSILGAGASLAQPLLVNQVVTAVQQGNTLSTLVWLLVGLVLVAGVLNGVQHFLLQRAGEGVVLSTRRKLIARILNLPISEFDTRRTGDLVSRVGSDTTLLRAVLTQGLIESIGGALTFIGAIIAMAIIDPLLLVIVVVIVLVAIVVVGGLSRRIRIASKRAQEKVGDLTAAVERGIGAVRTIRAAGATEREVHEVDGHATEAYQRGLDIAKMSAFVVPVASIVMQVAFIAVLGVGGAQVAAGTITIATLITFILLLFMMIMPLGQAMGAAVAVAQALGALGRIEEILHLPTEAQDDAAARPAAAVASDDAITFEHVTFRYAAAADASGPDGAVASGAVDRPGGPDRLADERPADDVVLHDVSFRVPRGSRVALVGPSGAGKSTTLALIERFYDPTEGVIRLGGIDVRGMDRQELRAQIGYVEQDAPVLAGTIRANLLLGSPDATEDDCVRVLEAVNLGEVLHRDPRGLDAQVGEDGVMLSGGERQRLAIARALLAAPPILLLDESTSSLDGVNEQKMRLAIDAVAEDRTLLVIAHRLSTVVDSDVIVVLEHGRVVDAGTHSELVESTPLYRDLAKHQLLV; this is encoded by the coding sequence ATGAGTCTCCCCTTCGCGCGCCCCAAGAAGACCGACGGCCCCCGCGCCACCTTCGGCCGCCTGTTGTCCTACCTGTTCGAGAACAAGCCGGCGATGGTCGTCATCATCGTGCTGAGCATCCTCGGCGCCGGGGCGTCGCTCGCGCAGCCGCTGCTCGTCAACCAGGTCGTCACGGCGGTGCAGCAAGGCAACACGCTCAGCACGCTCGTCTGGCTGCTCGTCGGGCTCGTCCTGGTCGCCGGCGTCCTGAACGGTGTGCAGCACTTCCTGCTCCAGCGTGCAGGCGAGGGCGTCGTGCTCTCCACGCGCCGCAAGCTCATCGCCCGCATCCTCAACCTGCCGATCTCGGAGTTCGACACCCGTCGCACCGGTGACCTGGTGTCCCGCGTCGGCAGCGACACCACGCTCCTGCGCGCCGTCCTGACCCAGGGCCTGATCGAGTCGATCGGCGGCGCCCTCACCTTCATCGGCGCGATCATCGCGATGGCGATCATCGACCCGCTGCTGCTCGTGATCGTGGTCGTCATCGTCCTGGTCGCGATCGTGGTCGTCGGCGGACTGAGCCGGCGCATCCGGATCGCGTCGAAGCGTGCGCAGGAGAAGGTCGGCGACCTGACCGCGGCCGTCGAGCGCGGCATCGGCGCCGTCCGCACGATCCGCGCGGCGGGTGCCACCGAGCGCGAGGTGCACGAGGTCGACGGACACGCGACCGAGGCCTACCAGCGCGGCCTCGACATCGCGAAGATGTCCGCGTTCGTCGTGCCGGTCGCGAGCATCGTCATGCAGGTGGCGTTCATCGCCGTGCTCGGCGTCGGCGGGGCCCAGGTCGCCGCGGGCACCATCACCATCGCCACGCTCATCACGTTCATCCTGCTGCTCTTCATGATGATCATGCCGCTCGGCCAGGCGATGGGCGCCGCCGTCGCGGTCGCGCAGGCGCTCGGTGCGCTCGGCCGGATCGAGGAGATCCTGCACCTGCCGACCGAGGCGCAGGACGACGCCGCTGCGCGCCCCGCCGCCGCGGTCGCCTCCGACGACGCCATCACGTTCGAGCACGTCACGTTCCGGTACGCGGCTGCAGCGGATGCGTCCGGTCCGGACGGCGCCGTCGCGTCCGGCGCGGTGGATCGACCGGGAGGCCCGGATCGCCTCGCCGACGAGCGTCCGGCCGACGACGTGGTGCTCCACGACGTGTCGTTCCGTGTCCCCCGCGGCTCGCGGGTGGCACTCGTGGGCCCGTCGGGTGCTGGCAAGTCGACGACCCTCGCCCTGATCGAGCGGTTCTACGACCCCACCGAGGGCGTCATCCGGCTCGGTGGCATTGACGTCCGGGGCATGGACCGCCAGGAGCTCCGCGCCCAGATCGGCTACGTCGAGCAGGACGCCCCGGTACTCGCCGGCACCATCCGCGCCAACCTGCTGCTCGGTTCGCCGGACGCGACCGAGGACGACTGCGTCCGCGTGCTCGAGGCGGTCAACCTCGGCGAGGTCCTGCACCGCGACCCGCGTGGGCTCGACGCCCAGGTCGGCGAGGACGGCGTGATGCTCTCCGGCGGCGAGCGTCAGCGGCTGGCCATCGCCCGCGCGCTGCTCGCCGCTCCCCCGATCCTGCTGCTCGACGAGTCGACGTCGTCGCTCGACGGCGTGAACGAGCAGAAGATGCGGCTGGCGATCGACGCCGTCGCCGAAGACCGCACCCTGCTCGTCATCGCGCACCGGCTGTCCACCGTGGTGGACTCCGACGTCATCGTCGTGCTCGAGCACGGCCGGGTCGTCGACGCTGGCACACACTCCGAGCTCGTCGAGTCGACGCCGCTCTACCGCGACCTGGCGAAGCACCAGCTGCTGGTCTGA
- a CDS encoding HPr family phosphocarrier protein codes for MSEATRTVTVASASGLHARPASLFVQTVTASGHQVTIAKGDKSGNAGSILALLGLGIENGDEVSLTVTGDDAETTADSLVEFLQTDHDAA; via the coding sequence ATGTCCGAAGCCACCCGCACCGTGACCGTCGCCAGCGCGTCCGGCCTGCACGCGCGCCCCGCGTCCCTCTTCGTCCAGACCGTGACGGCCTCCGGCCACCAGGTCACGATCGCCAAGGGCGACAAGTCCGGCAACGCCGGCAGCATCCTCGCCCTGCTCGGCCTGGGCATCGAGAACGGCGACGAGGTCAGCCTCACCGTGACCGGCGACGACGCCGAGACCACCGCCGACAGCCTGGTCGAGTTCCTGCAGACGGACCACGACGCGGCCTGA
- a CDS encoding MFS transporter produces the protein MTAAPAPATPTSAPAPAGNPRSRVVIASLVGTSIEFYDFYVYATAAVLVFPTLFFPNEDPTASQLSSFVTFALAFFARPIGSIIFGHFGDRVGRKTTLVASLLVMGTATFLIGCLPTFSTIGVWAPVLLAVMRFAQGVGLGGEWSGAALLATENAPKGKRGVFGSMPQLGAPIGFLLANGLFIAINAAMPAGADGTPNADFQAWGWRIPFLLSAVLVIVGLYVRFKLVESPVFRGVQESGTVAKIPLGRVFRTSWKALIVGTFGMVATYVLFYFMTTFTLSYGTTGAEAGPLVPKVGLGYSRGEFLTLLMIGVVFFGIFTPIAGILADKFGRRKTLIPTTIGIALFGLTFQFWFAASQGPITVVTFLIVGLSLMGLTFGPMGALLPELFPTNVRYTGSAIAYNVASILGASLAPTIALALWKADGNIFLVGLYLTIAAVVTLVALLFVRETKSKEFADA, from the coding sequence ATGACCGCCGCACCGGCACCAGCAACCCCGACCTCAGCTCCGGCACCAGCAGGCAACCCGCGCTCGCGCGTCGTCATCGCCAGCCTCGTCGGCACCTCGATCGAGTTCTACGACTTCTACGTCTACGCGACGGCCGCGGTCCTCGTCTTCCCGACGCTGTTCTTCCCGAACGAGGACCCCACGGCATCGCAGCTGTCGTCGTTCGTGACGTTCGCCCTCGCCTTCTTCGCGCGGCCGATCGGGTCGATCATCTTCGGGCACTTCGGTGACCGGGTGGGCCGCAAGACCACCCTCGTCGCATCACTGCTCGTCATGGGCACCGCGACGTTCCTGATCGGCTGCCTGCCGACGTTCAGCACCATCGGCGTGTGGGCGCCGGTCCTGCTCGCCGTGATGCGATTCGCCCAGGGCGTCGGCCTCGGCGGCGAGTGGTCCGGTGCGGCACTGCTCGCCACCGAGAACGCCCCCAAGGGCAAGCGCGGCGTCTTCGGTTCGATGCCGCAGCTCGGCGCACCGATCGGCTTCCTGCTCGCGAACGGCCTGTTCATCGCGATCAACGCCGCGATGCCCGCCGGTGCCGACGGCACCCCGAACGCCGACTTCCAGGCGTGGGGATGGCGCATCCCGTTCCTGCTCTCGGCGGTGCTCGTCATCGTCGGCCTGTACGTGCGCTTCAAGCTCGTCGAGTCGCCGGTGTTCCGCGGCGTCCAGGAGTCCGGCACGGTCGCGAAGATCCCGCTGGGCCGGGTGTTCCGCACCTCGTGGAAGGCGCTCATCGTCGGCACGTTCGGCATGGTCGCGACGTACGTCCTCTTCTACTTCATGACCACGTTCACGCTGTCGTACGGCACCACCGGTGCCGAGGCCGGTCCGCTCGTCCCGAAGGTCGGCCTCGGCTACAGCCGCGGTGAGTTCCTGACGCTGCTCATGATCGGCGTCGTGTTCTTCGGCATCTTCACCCCGATCGCCGGCATCCTGGCCGACAAGTTCGGGCGCCGGAAGACCCTCATCCCGACCACGATCGGCATCGCGCTGTTCGGCCTGACGTTCCAGTTCTGGTTCGCGGCGTCGCAGGGCCCGATCACGGTGGTGACGTTCCTCATCGTCGGGCTGTCGCTGATGGGACTGACCTTCGGACCGATGGGTGCGCTGCTGCCGGAGCTGTTCCCGACGAACGTCCGGTACACCGGCTCGGCGATCGCGTACAACGTCGCGTCGATCCTCGGTGCCTCGCTCGCGCCGACGATCGCCCTGGCGCTGTGGAAGGCCGACGGCAACATCTTCCTGGTCGGGCTGTACCTGACGATCGCCGCCGTCGTGACGCTCGTCGCGCTGCTCTTCGTCCGCGAGACGAAGAGCAAGGAGTTCGCCGACGCCTGA